The proteins below come from a single Eriocheir sinensis breed Jianghai 21 chromosome 11, ASM2467909v1, whole genome shotgun sequence genomic window:
- the LOC126997122 gene encoding uncharacterized protein LOC126997122, translating to MEPGYESIRHNKHTEHASNTCIIIQHNKHTEHANNTCIIIQHNKHTEHASNTCIIIHHNKHTEHASNTCIIIQHNKHTEHANNTCIIIHHNKHTEHANNTCIITQHNKHTEHASNTCIITQHNKHTEHANNTCIIIHHNKHTEHANNTCIIIQHNKHTEHASNTCIITQHNKHTEHASNTCIIIQHNKHTEHASNTCIITQHNKHTEHASNTCIITQHNKHTEHASNTCIITQHNKHTEHASNTCIITQHNKHTEHASNTCIIIQHNKHTEHASNTCIITQHNKHTEHASNTCIITQHNKHTEHASNTCIIIQHNKHTEHASNTCIITQHNKHTEHASNTCIIIQHNKHTEHASNTCIITQHNKHTEHASNTCIITQHNKHTEHASNTCIIIQHNKHTEHASNTRTSA from the exons ATGGAGCCGGGTTATGAGAG TATACGGCACAATAAACACACGGAACACGCCAGCAACACCTGTATAATTATACAGCACAATAAACACACGGAACACGCCAACAACACCTGTATAATTATACAGCACAATAAACACACGGAACACGCCAGCAACACCTGTATAATTATACACCACAATAAACACACGGAACACGCCAGCAACACCTGTATAATTATACAGCACAATAAACACACGGAACACGCCAACAACACCTGTATAATTATACACCACAATAAACACACGGAACACGCCAACAACACCTGTATAATTACACAGCACAATAAACACACGGAACACGCCAGCAACACCTGTATAATTACACAGCACAATAAACACACGGAACACGCCAACAACACCTGTATAATTATACACCACAATAAACACACGGAACACGCCAACAACACCTGTATAATTATACAGCACAATAAACACACGGAACACGCCAGCAACACCTGTATAATTACACAGCACAATAAACACACGGAACACGCCAGCAACACCTGTATAATTATACAGCACAATAAACACACGGAACACGCCAGCAACACCTGTATAATTACACAGCACAATAAACACACGGAACACGCCAGCAACACCTGTATAATTACACAGCACAATAAACACACGGAACACGCCAGCAACACCTGTATAATTACACAGCACAATAAACACACGGAACACGCCAGCAACACCTGTATAATTACACAGCACAATAAACACACGGAACACGCCAGCAACACCTGTATAATTATACAGCACAATAAACACACGGAACACGCCAGCAACACCTGTATAATTACACAGCACAATAAACACACGGAACACGCCAGCAACACCTGTATAATTACACAGCACAATAAACACACAGAACATGCCAGCAACACCTGTATAATTATACAGCACAATAAACACACGGAACACGCCAGCAACACCTGTATAATTACACAGCACAATAAACACACAGAACATGCCAGCAACACCTGTATAATTATACAGCACAATAAACACACAGAACACGCCAGCAACACCTGTATAATTACACAGCACAATAAACACACAGAACACGCCAGCAACACCTGTATAATTACACAGCACAATAAACACACAGAACATGCCAGCAACACCTGTATAATTATACAGCACAATAAACACACGGAACACGCCAGCAACACGCGCACAA GCGCCTGA